The Raphanus sativus cultivar WK10039 chromosome 6, ASM80110v3, whole genome shotgun sequence sequence GTGCTTGCGTAGGACGATCGCATCGGGCACGATACCGGACCCGGGTTCGTTGGTCGGGAAGGGCACCACGGTTCTGGACGTACCGGTTAAGGTGGCTTATGGCATAGCGGTTAGTCTAATGAAGGACATCGGCTCGGACTGGGACATTGACTATCAACTTGACATTGGTCTAACCATCGACATTCCTGTTGTTGGTGACATTACCATTCCTGTGTCTACTCAGGGTGAGATCAAGCTCCCTTCCCTTCGCGACTTCTTTTAATTTCAACTGTGTTCTTCTTAATTATAATCTACTTTTCAATAAAACATAGACGACCACATGAATGTTTCAGTCTGGATTTCTCTTTTGTTGGTTTTGTTATTGGGTTGTTTAAGtactttgattggttatttATGTTTCCGTGGTATgtgatttacatttttaattagcTGCATGCGTAGATAAAATTTGCATGTATATGACTATAATCTAAAATATCTATCCCGAAAGAATGTCCGGACGATAATCAGTTTTGAGCACAATCAAATGAAACATTTGCATTGGTTTCTAAATTCTAAAGAGTTATACATATGTTGGTGGCTTTAAAATTACGAAGAAAATTGTTAAAACTTGTACTGAAATGTTTTATAGTCTCTAAATCTGTGCTCGAACGTTGGTACAAAAGTCCAATAATGTGCTGGTGAATTATCTTTGTTGCAATCCGCATCCCCACCTATACGCAGCTTCTACCTTTCTTCTCCACCAAAATGACCGTTAAATCAAAGCCAATTTAATACCATTCTCATTTTTCCACTGCAATAATTGATCCCAACTTTGTTAGTAGTTAGGCCCATTATTCTTTGTTCTTATTTTCGCTTAAAGTAATAATGACACATGAAGCACAGAAGTACATATAAAAGTCAACATTCTCCATCACTTATTGGTTTATATAATTCATGTAACCAGAAGTAAATAATCCGACTCCccttcacacacacacacaaaagaacCACCATGACCGAACCAGAACATGTTCGTCCGCTAGCTCCGGCGACCGTACTTCCGTTGAGCGATTATCCCGCCACCGACAAACAAACTCTCAATCGTCGCAGAAACCGGTTAAAGTGCTTAATCTGCGTCACTGTAACATCTCTTATTCTCATCACGATCGTGTTGACTTTAGTCTTCACGGTGTTCCGAGTCAAAGATCCCATCATAAAAATGAATGGCGTGACAGTCAACGGTCTTGACTCAACCACCGGGACTCAGATCCAACTGTTGGGAACAAACATCTCGATGATCGTCGACGTGTCGGTAAAGAATCCGAACTCTGCGTCGTTTAGGTATTCAAACACTACAACCGATATATATTACAAAGGAACGGTGGTGGGTGAAGCACGTGGGCCACCGGGAAAGGCGAGAGCGCATCGGACGATGAGGATGAACATGACTGTTGATATTATGATAGATCGGTTTCTGCTGGATCCTGGTTTGGCTCGAGAAGTAAGTGGGTCGGGTCTTTTGAACGTGTGGAGTTACACTAAGGTTAGTGGTAAGGTAAAGATACTGGGGATGGTGAAAAAAGACGTTACGGTTAAAATGAACTGCACGATGGCTGTGAACATCACTCGACAGGCTATTCAAGATACCAAGTGCAAGAAAGATATCGATCTTTGAGTTTTCGGTTTCCAGAGGTATACGTTGTGAACTTATGATATGTATTCACGTTTTTTAAtcgttttatttcttttgattaGACCATCATGATGATACATTTGTATAGACTATGTTTTGAACTAGCAGTTTCTAATTTTCTCAGAGTTGAATTAGTTTTGAATGGAGTAAGCATGAGGTTAATTTCtgttatatatatcaaaacatgtTACTAGGTTCTTAGAGAAACTAACCGACTGTTCTATTAACGCTAGTTAGCAGTAAACAGATTGGATTTTGTATATTCGTTTTAGCTAACCGAATAACGAGTCCATTTTCCCGACAAATTGGTCAATTTACTCATTAACCATATGGTTTATTAACTAAACTATCTTTTAGTCGATATAAACAAGAGAAATTACCCAGAATAACTTAAATTATTCTACTAATGACTAGAATAACTcatataatattagaataacTAGAATAACTCTTGGAACATGGAAGATTACGATTTTGCCATTACTAATAattaaaacttaattaaaaaacaaataaattttaatattataagaATGAAAAAAACGACAAAACACTTTACCTTTTTCGTAGGGTTTCTTCACCAAAGGCGACGAAACGCACTCCTCATCGTCTCCGCCACATCCAGCTCCGACTGTCCCTTCTCCGTCACAACCGATTTTTTCTCTGTCACCTCTACCGTAAACGGCTTCGTCTCCAGCATCCTCCAAGCTAACTCATGTTCGTCTCTGTCCTTGTAGACAAATCTGAAATTGATTTCACCTCTGTCACATTTGCTTTCAATTGAAAATTACTCTAATCTTTGAGTCTTAAACCTATGCTATTCGAGTTTGTTGTTATCATATATTGATTGATTGCATGTTGAAATTTAGAAACCCTAATTCCCAATCTCATTTAACCTTGAGATTGGTTAAAGATTGTATTTGATAATCGGTAGAGATTTAGTAAACTATGTGCTAGCGTTTTCTGTGTGAAGGTTTTATAGACTGTGCTTTCTATATGATCGTAGGTTGCAAAGCTAGGCGGTGAAAAGTGGAAGTCTTTGACAGAAGAAATGAGTTGCTCTGTTCTTTGTTTCTTCCCTAGGTTGCATGGTGATTTGCCTATCGTGATATAACTCGGATTGTATTAAGTGGCTATTTAGGATAAGAAAGTTTATTTGGATAAGGAGACAGAGTATAGCAAGTCACTGGAAAACAACAATGCTGATGAAGAACTATGtgtatcattattaatttttttgtctttctttttttttcactctAACATGGAATTTTGAATCCTAATATGATATGGTGACTTTGTCaggaagaagatgaggagaAGCAATCTGATAAGTCTAATGAGGCTGAGGAGAATGAAGATGTGAAAGAAGAACCTGATGAGGCTACTTTCTTTTGGTCTGATCTCATTCAAATGGATTTAACTGTATATTGTGATGGTGCATTGTAAATTTTAAGCCTTTATTTTGGTGAAATCAGTTATTGTATTCTACTTGTTGAATCAAattgatgatattttatttacatgGATACGTAAGTATAAGAAAATGAGTAAGAGACAAATAGAAGATAGCATCTGTTTTCCAACGTAAAGTGATAGGATTAAGATCAATCAAGCCAGTGTTGCACTGGCTACCTTATAATTCATGTGTTTGTTTTTACTTCGTTGTCTTCCTGCAAGGTGGTAATGGCTTGCCACAAAATCTATTTTGTCTTGTCAGTTCCAACTCGTGTTCATGCTCAAAAAAaccattttttctttcaaatttctATTTTCCGCAGACGAGAATTATGTGATCCATGTTTTTCCAAGCAATAAGGATTGCAACGAGTGATTAAACAACCATGAAAATGACAACTTgaaaaggaagaaaagagaTGACGACAACTGAATTTTTTACTTAATTCTGAGTTTAACTGGCCTGAAAATATATCAGATTCGAAATTATTGTAAATCCGGTTGAAATTGGAATTGGTTTACATAAACCCAGATTTTCGTCAATAAATCTGCCacaacaaaaatttaaaagtctGTCACTTCATAAACAAAAAGTCTGCCAACAATTTTAAGTCGGTTATATAAATCTGCCGTAAAAAAATAAGTCGAACATAAGTAAATAAATCGGTCCATAAGAAAATAAGTTGACCACATAAATCTGCCATTTATAACAAATCGGCTACATCATTCGACAGATTTATGcttaaaaatctattttctaaacaaatcaaacaattaAGTCTACCGTGTAAACAAATCTgacgtttttaaaaaaatctgacaCCACTGTAAcaatagatttatttttctacacagattttataaatagatttattactcgacagatttatttttttgaaaataagtcTGTCGTCGATCAAATAACAAGGatattttggtaatattttttttttgttataactgtGCACAAGGGCAATTTTGAccagaaaaatattttaataattttaaaaaattatgagtCATTCTAGTAATAATACAATAAATTTGTGTCATTCTAGTAAACTTCCCAACAAACAATCACATGCACACACATGTTTGCTAGTTCATGATGTACTTATATCCAACTGTTAGCTCAGCTTCTATTTTGTCTGTAGTAAAAATGATTCGCTTTTAACAACGATCGTTACCTTTTTAATACTAGTTTGTTAAATACTTATGTGATTAGTTTATACCATATGCTCACTAAtcgtttttacatttttaaagcgATTAGTTTATACTATATGCTCACTAAtcgtttttacatttttaaagctAAACGACTAGTCATGAGTAAAATTTCAAACGTAGAGATTTAATACGGAGACCAAAGAGGCAAGAACGTTTGACAATTTTGCATTGAGAAGCCTAGAATCACACAAATCGAACGAAAACAAATTTCAACGACACAAGACAGCGATTGAGTATGATATACAATTTTCTAATTGGATTCGCATGTCACCATCAAATACGGAACTGACAAATATGGTTAAGCAGTCGATGATACAAGGCTCgaacacataaaataaaatttaaataatatacagcaaaaagttaaaaataatattccttGGTTGGCCACTTAATTTAATGATaccaacattattaataaatgcAAAATTGcagtttccaaacaatattaaATGCATCTGCAATTTCCACCCAACTCTTCTCTCTTCCCCCTAactaattgattaaaataataattcaaaattttaaaattaaaattttccatCACTCTCTCCATTCTCCTCTTTCTCCCACATGGACCCATTTTTCCTCTTGACCATCAAATGTCAACCGCCACCTCCTCTTCCTCCGTCTTCCTCTTCCACCCTCCTCTTCCTCCATCGCCTCCACACGATTCCAACCACTCTTACCTCGCAACCATAGGCTTTGGCTACTCCATAGCCATAGCTCTCGGTTTCCTCGTACTCCTTTCAACCGTTCTTTTATCCTCCTACATCTGTTGCCGCAACTCTCGCCGCCGCACAACCGCCGTTGAATCCACCGTAGAAGCTGGCGCAAGCGTTATCCTCCCTCGCGTAATCTTCGTCGCGGAAGAGGATCTCGAAGCGGGTGACGTCAACGTGGGACTTGACCAAGCCGTCATAAACTCTTACCCTAAGTTCCACTTCTCCAAAGGAACCTCCGCCGCGTCTTCCGACGGTTTTGGTAGCGGAGGAGATACGACGTGTTCGATCTGTTTGTGCGAGTATAAAGAAGCGGAGATGTTGAGGATGATGCCGGAGTGTAAACACTACTTCCATTTATGTTGTCTTGACGCGTGGCTCAAACTGAACGGATCTTGTCCTGTTTGTCGGAACTCGCCGCTTCCGACTCCGACATCTACGCCTCAGTCAACACCTTTGTCGGAAGTTGTGCCGCTCTCTCAGTACGCCGCTGACCGGAGGAGAGCAAGAAGATGAGATTGTTTTACATAGATCTATTCGCCTAATTAGggtattattactattatttttggCTCTGTTTCATTACAGCTTCACTGCTTTGTAATTAAACATTCCGTTAAAAGTGGAGTTTGCCATTAATATCATCGAAATGAAATTCGTTTTGAAGTTTGAACGATTTGCTTTCACGTGTTTGATCCCTTGTTGACGTAGCGGTTTAAAATCTAACACACGGTCCTGTGACATCCTGTGACATGAGTTTGAACAGTGTAAATTTAGTTAAATGTTAgcagtagtttttttttggttgtcgGAATAGATGTTTCTAAAGCTGGGAACAAAAAAAGTTAAGGTTAGTAGTAGACTAGTAGTATCATGGGAATAAAAATATGGTTGATTCCTCATGTAGACTATCTTAGttttataaatgaaattaatattttaagatagATTCCCTTATACttatttacatttttcattATAAACATACTTGTAATTAACATAGTTACGACTGGTGCGTTCCAACTTCCAAACACAGATTGCATCATGCTTAATTTGTTGAAGTGTTGACTTCAAGCGAATCTGATTTCTCTTACGTGCCTCAGACGTCTTTGTTCCATGGTAAGGCGCACGTTAGTCAACAAACTTGAGGAGCTTGAGCAATGTGAACAtgtgtattttatatttgaaatatatttgtttggtCGTAAAGAATGTGAATGCGTTAATTGTTGTTAATTGACTTAAGACTAGTCCACGAATTCGCTTCTATACCTCCCCGCACTATCTTGTCCAAGCTTAGTGGTAAACGCCTTTGTTAATAAGTACTTAACCACGCTTTGATTTTGATTGCATGGGTCCACGTACACTTTGCATTTTCCATAACATGCGACCTACACGTAAGCCAGTGACAtgaaagagagattaagaggacTCGTGGTGATCCTCCCCATATCAGGTTTTCCCCAAGTAAGACGGCGTCGTTCGAAACctgataaaatatttaaaaacgaGCGTGTGAAAAGTTCACGATCCGGTATCAATACGTCCTGAATTCACTCGTGGTGTCTGTTACATAATGAAAAAAGGTATGACACGCATGACGCACCAAGAGCCTTTTCCTCCTTTGTGTTGCCTACACGTTCGTCTCTAGTTCTCCGTCAAC is a genomic window containing:
- the LOC108810246 gene encoding desiccation-related protein At2g46140 encodes the protein MASSEQKLVEENGSVISSLLDKAKGFIAEKLANIPTPEATVDDVDFKGVSRQGVDYHAKVSVKNPYSQSIPICQISYILKSATRTIASGTIPDPGSLVGKGTTVLDVPVKVAYGIAVSLMKDIGSDWDIDYQLDIGLTIDIPVVGDITIPVSTQGEIKLPSLRDFF
- the LOC108806847 gene encoding late embryogenesis abundant protein At1g64065; this translates as MTEPEHVRPLAPATVLPLSDYPATDKQTLNRRRNRLKCLICVTVTSLILITIVLTLVFTVFRVKDPIIKMNGVTVNGLDSTTGTQIQLLGTNISMIVDVSVKNPNSASFRYSNTTTDIYYKGTVVGEARGPPGKARAHRTMRMNMTVDIMIDRFLLDPGLAREVSGSGLLNVWSYTKVSGKVKILGMVKKDVTVKMNCTMAVNITRQAIQDTKCKKDIDL
- the LOC108809833 gene encoding RING-H2 finger protein ATL67, translated to MSTATSSSSVFLFHPPLPPSPPHDSNHSYLATIGFGYSIAIALGFLVLLSTVLLSSYICCRNSRRRTTAVESTVEAGASVILPRVIFVAEEDLEAGDVNVGLDQAVINSYPKFHFSKGTSAASSDGFGSGGDTTCSICLCEYKEAEMLRMMPECKHYFHLCCLDAWLKLNGSCPVCRNSPLPTPTSTPQSTPLSEVVPLSQYAADRRRARR